Part of the Patescibacteria group bacterium genome is shown below.
TTGTCGGGATCGAAATCATAGGAGAACGTCACGGTGCCTGTGTGGTTCGAAAGCACGTAAAAAGGAACGTTGTTTTGACGGAATTCCACACGCACCGTTTCCACTAGCGTTACTTCAATGTCAATCGCGCCAATTTCTACAGGCAGTTTGACTTCTACGCTACGTGGTGCTTCGTACACATATGGTTCTGCACCACACGTGAACTCGTACACTGGAACTTCTGGATCAATTGGAATGTATGGGCAAGTGAAAATGTAATCGACAGAGCCTGTGCCCTGCGTCGTTGCATAAACTTCACCCAGTTCAGGATCGTAGAAAAAACTAAACGTTCCGTCACGGTTGGAAGTGATTGTTTTTAGCAAAGTTTTGTCTTGAAAAAAACGAACCTCTGCTGTACCAATCACTTCCCAAATGACTTCAACAAAACCCGGTTCATCACCAAGCAAAATTGTGTTCTTTTTAACGTAGCCTGCTTGGTGCCACTGCTTACCACATTTGATCGACGTTTCTTGCAACGGTGGCGGCTTAACGTTGTTGGGAAGACATGGGCTTTCAGGGCAATCCACACGGACGCGCACGCGGCTGTTAACGCTATTGCCTTCGTGCGTGATAATGATTTCGTCATTACCGGGTTTCTTATCCAGTGGCGCATATTGAAACGTGAACGAACCAACGGCATCGTCCAACGGCGCAGCGGCCACAATTTCATCGAATTGGTGAACGTATAAAGCGTCTTCTGGCGTGTCCCGTTCATACCAAATAACAACGGGGGCCTGAATCGTTCCCAAAAATAATGAAACTGAGTGCTTTCCCTTACCGCAAAACGTAATCCATTTGCCGCATTCAGCAATTGTTTTCGCTACGGGTACGGGGGATTTCGCTACGACTGGAATAGTCGTACAAAGCATTCAATTCCCCTTATGCAAAAATAACAAATTTCCTGACGTACTCAGGATAAACTTCGTTCGGACGAATAGGGCAAACACAATCTTCAGCAGCAGCCCAAAGCAATTCATCCGGTTGTGGATGTTCTAGCAGGGATACTTCCGGTTTCATTGTCATGCCTTCAGGACCGCACGGGCCTTGGCTTGTGGTTGGGCAACTAGGACCACACAAACCGCGCTTACCTTCGAAGCCGGGAGGGCCACCGGGACCACGATCACCACGCGGGCCTGTAGGGCCTAATGGTCCGAACATTCCTTGCTGACCTACAGGGCCTTCAATACCAAAATCACCCATTGGCCCCGGACGACCTTCTGCACCATTTGGCCCAGCACAGCCTGTTACGCCGTCCACACCTTCACGACCGTCCACACCGTCTTCTTGATCTTTTCCTGTATCACCGCGTGGGCCTTGTGGACCAACGCCAAAATCTATTTGCCGGAGAAAACTAGAAGCAGTAATTACTTCGCCATTCTTTCGAACGATTGTGAGAAGCCCTTTGTCATTGTCGAAACTGCATTCCGCAATTTGACGGCTTTCACGATCCAAAGGTTTGTCGAAATAAACGTCGTCAACGTTAGAACGATACGCCTGTTCCCCATCGTAGCCGGGGGCCTCAATGAGTTGGTAGGTAGGCGCTTTTAATTCGTCACCAGTCTGTGCAGCTTGCACGACTTTTGAATTCTGTTTCTTTATGTTGGTAAATACTGTGCGGCCAATTGGGACCGTCACAGAGTTATTGTCTAACTGCGCAATCGTTAAGGAATTTGGCATAGATAATCATCAACCTCTTCCGGTGTTCGCGCACTGTTTATGCCACTACGTTTGTACGCATACAACCGATTCCTTTCGGTCACGCGCTGAATCATTTGTTTCTGCGTAAGCACGCACGGATACCCACTACGTGTTATGTACGTGTCACTCAGATAGCCGAGTTCATCGTCATAATATTTCACGTTGCTGTGCACGATGTAATTCACGTTCACCAATTTCTCTTGTGCGGCTGCGCGATACGCAGGCATGTCGATTGTGATGTGCAGTTGATTATCTCGTACAAAAATATCCAATAATTCGTAGTTGTCGCGGCAGTGCGCGAAGGTTTGTTCATCGAGTGGAAATATGCGGCCGTCTGGCTCCACATTACCAGAAACGAGTCCCTTACCTTCGACGTACCAGTACATTATTTCGGAATCTCAAGTGCGTTAAAGTTGATCGTCAGCAACGACGTAAACTGCGAAGTGTTTGCATTGTTGATACGCATTTTTGCAACCAGTTCCACATAGCCTGTGTTGTGGTTCGACGGATCAAGTTCGAACATTTGCGTCATGCTGGCGTTTGCATAAGCGA
Proteins encoded:
- a CDS encoding collagen-like protein: MPNSLTIAQLDNNSVTVPIGRTVFTNIKKQNSKVVQAAQTGDELKAPTYQLIEAPGYDGEQAYRSNVDDVYFDKPLDRESRQIAECSFDNDKGLLTIVRKNGEVITASSFLRQIDFGVGPQGPRGDTGKDQEDGVDGREGVDGVTGCAGPNGAEGRPGPMGDFGIEGPVGQQGMFGPLGPTGPRGDRGPGGPPGFEGKRGLCGPSCPTTSQGPCGPEGMTMKPEVSLLEHPQPDELLWAAAEDCVCPIRPNEVYPEYVRKFVIFA